In one window of Oryza sativa Japonica Group chromosome 9, ASM3414082v1 DNA:
- the LOC136351740 gene encoding vegetative cell wall protein gp1-like, giving the protein MAAFHGRRAPFPPPFPAPPVAGSFPSAIKWNPLFAFYRFSPFPSSPATTPPLPASSSSFLGAGHPPAAPTASPTRRPAVPPPSPASQQSPLPRPALRFARRPLEVRPRRQLWRCRHCSASGRHCGVSRAPADVATTSLGSATPPSSPASPPPRPKLAGVASSSASSTSPPLAGSCTSPVRRSTSPRCPLLQLLLCFAGTPSPVLASPSSSSPTSLRPPVHPRRLVVSRRRLRRRIRSGAFHVVPVSVQLPPAALVVSSPAPVVVVVVLSSFPVVVAFVPPSSRSRPPPAFRQVCSSPVVVLVLGSASSSLVPAASRLRPRIAAEVVPSPFASIVPELSPPRPFVVVVPTPRRVVACSFACVLRVASVVPEVPEAWFAVVAEGSEGRSL; this is encoded by the exons ATGGctgccttccatggccgccgggcgccttttccgccgccgttccccgctcctcccgtggccggctcgtTCCCTTccgctataaaatggaaccccctctttgcgttctatcgttttagccccttcccgagctcccccgcgaccacaccacctctccccgcctcctcctcctctttcctcGGTGCCGGCCACcctccagccgcccctaccGCCTCACCCACACGCCGtccggccgtgccgccgccttccccggcgtcgcagcagtctcctctcccccggcctgccctccgtttcgcgcggagaCCCCTGGAGGTGCGCCCCCGCCGGCAActgtggcgttgccgccactgttccgcctccggccgccactgtggcgtttcccgtgcgccggccgacgtcgccaccacctccctcggctccgcgacgccgccctcatccccggcatcacctcctcctcgcccgaagctcgccggagtggcctcctcgtcggcgtccagtACCTCCCCGCCTCTGGCCGGCTCCTGTACGTCGCCGGTACGCCGATCGACGTCGCCGCGTTGTCCTCTCCTCCAGCTGCTCCtctgtttcgccggaacgccgtcgcccgtgCTGGCCTCTCCATCCTCATCGTCGCCGACGTCCCTTCGGCCGcccgttcatcctcgccggctcgtcgtctcgcggcgccgcctccgtcgtcggattcgcagcggcgcgttccacgtcgtccccgtctccgtgcagctgccgccggctgccctcgtcgtctcctcgccggccccggtcgtcgtcgttgtcgtcctctcgtcgttcccggtcgtcgtggcgttcgtccctccgtcgagccgttctcgtccgccgcccgcgtttcgtcaagtgtgcagcagccccgtcgtcgtcctcgtcctcggctccgcgtcatcaagccttgtgccggccgcgtctcgccttcgtccaaggatcgccgccgaagtcgttccctcgccgttcgcctccATCGTCCCCgagctgtctccgccgcgcccgttcgtcgttgtcgttcccacgcctcgtcgcgtggtg gcttgtagctttgcttgtgtgcttcgcgtagcttctgtcgttccggaggttcccgaagcgtggttcgcggttgtcgccgaaggttcggaaggccgttctctctga
- the LOC9269165 gene encoding uncharacterized protein: protein MSSWWSWRSLFSSLANANGGGSNADASSGSGTSSSPPVHEAQQAAARRRSARTKKPPEEEAAGSQPQPKTRPSPASKASKAKVLLLLGDGEPKKKPAPNPTPTQKRSNKRKRSWSRADELRILEAMANHANAHGGALPEASDLFAALASSLERGDADLPKLADKVHKLKRWYDNARLPQRCPTDDDDDTRRLFQLCGKVWGPPSTVLRTSPRQRHKVVGVLVQGNGANPQPAAALKVKEKRVRRELSELYVLYPCLAQEVKAHANEYGELIGTAFQFIGDDEARCYDDRYRKMLVDKLNMKKEHADVTKSLLCTLAGYIN, encoded by the coding sequence ATGAGCTCATGGTGGTCGTGGCGGagcctcttctcctccttggCCAACGCCAACGGAGGGGGCAGCAATGCCGATGCTTCCTCCGGATccggcacctcctcctcccctcccgtccATGAAGCTCAACAAGCagcagctcgccggcgaagCGCTCGCACCAAGAAGCCTCCCGAGGAAGAAGCAGCAGGATCGCAGCCGCAGCCCAAGACTCGTCCTTCACCGGCGTCCAAGGCGTCCAAGGCGaaggtgctgctgctgctcggcgacggcgagcccaAGAAGAAGCCAGCCCCGAACCCGACCCCGACTCAGAAGCGTAGCAACAAGAGAAAGCGGTCGTGGTCCAGGGCCGACGAGCTCAGGATTCTGGAGGCCATGGCCAACCACGCCAACGCCCATGGCGGCGCTCTGCCGGAGGCCTCCGATCTCTTTGCCGCCCTTGCCAGCAGCCTCGAGAGAGGAGATGCCGACCTGCCCAAGCTCGCCGACAAGGTCCACAAGCTCAAGAGATGGTATGACAATGCACGCCTGCCGCAGCGCTGCCCGactgacgatgacgacgatacGCGTCGATTGTTCCAGCTATGTGGGAAGGTTTGGGGTCCCCCTTCAACTGTGCTGCGCACGAGCCCACGCCAACGCCACAAGGTAGTAGGAGTACTTGTCCAAGGAAATGGTGCCAATCCCCAGCCGGCAGCAGCACTCAAGGTCAAGGAGAAGAGAGTCAGGAGGGAGTTATCTGAGCTTTATGTCCTGTATCCTTGTCTCGCCCAGGAGGTCAAGGCGCATGCTAACGAATACGGCGAGCTCATCGGAACAGCCTTTCAGTTCATCGGCGATGACGAAGCTCGATGTTACGACGACAGGTACAGGAAGATGTTGGTGGACAAGCTTAACATGAAGAAGGAACATGCCGACGTAACAAAGTCCCTGCTGTGCACTCTTGCAGGCTACATAAATTAG